A genomic region of Gemmatimonadales bacterium contains the following coding sequences:
- a CDS encoding tetratricopeptide repeat protein: MGLFRRIFGSEPAERGPIKPQRLDYLNEAMALERQGDFDAAITSYRLALRDHPNEPRILQNLAIAFSRIGKLEDAVRHYRKALDADPQLAGAHYGLGFLLMRKGEPDGAARHLRAFLGNPPRGTEAQKWIEHAEHALREMEVDAPPQATAGMEGA, from the coding sequence ATGGGTCTCTTCCGGCGAATCTTCGGTAGCGAGCCCGCCGAGCGCGGGCCGATCAAGCCGCAGCGCCTGGACTACCTCAACGAGGCCATGGCGCTGGAGCGGCAGGGCGACTTCGACGCCGCCATCACCAGCTACCGCCTCGCGCTCCGCGATCACCCCAACGAACCGCGGATACTCCAGAACCTGGCGATCGCCTTCAGCCGGATCGGCAAGCTGGAAGACGCCGTGCGCCACTACCGGAAGGCGCTGGACGCCGATCCGCAGCTCGCGGGGGCGCACTACGGGCTGGGTTTCCTGTTGATGCGCAAGGGCGAGCCCGATGGCGCGGCGAGGCACCTTCGGGCCTTCCTCGGCAACCCGCCGCGCGGCACCGAGGCGCAGAAGTGGATAGAGCACGCCGAGCATGCGCTAAGGGAGATGGAGGTGGACGCCCCTCCCCAGGCGACCGCCGGGATGGAGGGCGCCTGA
- a CDS encoding phosphoribosyltransferase family protein has protein sequence MARAPKPIQPKSVLEVDWPFFGELCRGLALKVWHDYQPDLVVGIARAGVIPGAVVASILRVDFASVTLRRSQEGEAPSLISRPTLSPKGRRVLLVDGTCESGDTIRLALSVMKEEGAKLVKTAVAFRTGDFKTDFAGMTTANVIILPWDREVIEEGEIVMRPDYEVALRAAGRIK, from the coding sequence ATGGCTCGCGCGCCCAAGCCCATTCAGCCCAAGAGCGTGCTCGAAGTCGACTGGCCCTTCTTCGGCGAGCTGTGCCGGGGACTCGCGCTCAAGGTGTGGCACGACTACCAGCCCGATCTCGTGGTCGGAATCGCGCGGGCGGGCGTCATCCCGGGCGCAGTCGTAGCCAGCATCCTTCGGGTGGACTTCGCGTCCGTGACGCTGCGGCGCTCACAGGAGGGGGAAGCGCCGTCGCTCATCTCGCGCCCGACGCTGAGCCCCAAGGGACGGCGCGTGCTGCTCGTGGACGGCACCTGCGAGAGCGGCGACACCATCCGGCTCGCTCTGTCCGTGATGAAGGAAGAAGGCGCCAAACTGGTGAAGACCGCCGTCGCCTTCCGCACGGGGGACTTCAAGACGGACTTCGCCGGGATGACCACGGCGAACGTGATCATCCTGCCCTGGGACCGGGAAGTGATAGAGGAAGGCGAGATCGTGATGCGGCCGGACTATGAGGTGGCGCTTCGCGCCGCCGGACGGATCAAGTGA